A portion of the Novosphingobium sp. KA1 genome contains these proteins:
- a CDS encoding TatD family hydrolase — protein MFIDSHCHLEYEGLVEDQQGVLDRARAAGIKGFLNISTRQSEWDRVVGTAARIPDVWASVGIHPHEADQHSDLGEAALLEATRHPKVIGIGETGLDYYYDKSDREVQQALFRTHIQVGRTTGLPLIIHTRDAEDDTFRILEEEMGKGAFPALIHCFTASADFGRKVLDLGLTISISGIVTFKNAADLQEVVKTIPEDRLLVETDSPFLAPVPHRGKRCEPAYTADTARFVANLRGVSEQELAEVTSRNFFALFTKADRKAVS, from the coding sequence ATGTTTATAGATTCGCATTGCCATCTTGAATACGAAGGCCTGGTCGAGGATCAGCAGGGCGTGCTGGATCGCGCCCGCGCTGCCGGGATCAAGGGGTTCCTCAACATCTCGACGCGGCAAAGCGAATGGGATCGCGTGGTCGGCACGGCCGCGCGTATCCCGGACGTATGGGCTTCGGTCGGCATTCATCCCCATGAAGCTGACCAGCATTCCGATCTGGGCGAAGCCGCACTGCTTGAAGCAACACGGCACCCCAAGGTGATCGGCATCGGCGAGACCGGCCTTGATTACTATTACGACAAGTCGGATCGTGAGGTGCAGCAGGCGCTGTTCCGCACGCATATCCAGGTCGGCCGGACCACCGGCCTGCCGCTGATCATCCATACGCGCGATGCGGAAGATGACACCTTCCGCATTCTCGAGGAGGAAATGGGGAAGGGCGCATTCCCGGCACTGATCCACTGCTTTACCGCTAGCGCGGACTTCGGCCGCAAGGTGCTGGACCTGGGCCTCACGATCTCGATCTCGGGCATCGTGACTTTCAAGAACGCGGCTGACTTGCAGGAGGTTGTTAAGACGATTCCTGAAGATCGGCTGCTGGTCGAAACGGACTCTCCTTTCCTTGCCCCGGTCCCGCATCGCGGCAAACGCTGCGAGCCTGCCTATACGGCCGACACCGCGCGTTTCGTCGCGAACCTGCGCGGCGTGAGCGAGCAGGAACTGGCAGAAGTTACGTCGCGCAACTTCTTTGCGCTGTTCACCAAGGCCGATCGAAAGGCCGTTTCGTGA
- a CDS encoding sigma-54 dependent transcriptional regulator, protein MALEILIVDDERDIRELVAGVLSDEGYECRTAGDSGAALAAVDARRPSLVLLDVWLHGSPMDGLEVLDAIKAREPGLPVIIFSGHGNIDTAVAAISRGAVDFIEKPFEAEKLLHLVERATETERLRRENAQLRSDFTSGEEFTGSSGVINQVRATLKRVANTGSRLLITGPAGSGKEVAARLLHAWSARASSAFVSVNSARITPERFEQELFGEESEGALVRPGLLEMADGGTLYFDEVADMPLSTQARILRVLTDQAFVRVGGTRQIRVDVRVVSSTSRDLEKEIAERRFREDLFYRLNVVPVTIPALRERRDDIPSLIDHFFARYANEQGIAPPQVSAEAMTALQAYEWPGNVRQLRNVVERTVIMAPREKLARIEVDMLPPEIFANRTGGEAGISVMMSAPLREARETFEREYLRLQIRRFSGNISKTASFIGMERSALHRKLKLLGMAERREGEPDDEEI, encoded by the coding sequence ATGGCCCTCGAAATTCTGATTGTCGATGACGAGCGCGACATCCGCGAACTGGTCGCGGGTGTGTTGAGCGACGAAGGCTATGAATGCCGCACAGCAGGGGACAGCGGCGCTGCGTTGGCCGCGGTCGATGCGCGCCGTCCTTCGCTGGTCCTGCTGGACGTGTGGCTTCACGGGAGCCCGATGGACGGGCTCGAGGTGCTCGACGCGATCAAGGCGCGTGAGCCGGGGCTGCCGGTGATCATCTTCTCCGGCCACGGCAATATCGATACTGCAGTTGCGGCCATCAGTCGCGGCGCCGTGGACTTTATCGAAAAGCCGTTCGAGGCCGAAAAGCTCCTGCACCTCGTCGAGCGCGCAACCGAAACGGAGCGGCTGCGCCGCGAAAATGCACAGTTGCGCTCGGATTTCACCAGTGGCGAGGAGTTCACCGGATCCAGCGGCGTCATCAACCAGGTTCGCGCGACGCTGAAGCGAGTCGCCAATACCGGCAGCCGCCTGTTGATCACGGGGCCCGCAGGATCGGGCAAAGAAGTGGCCGCGCGGTTGCTCCATGCCTGGAGTGCGCGCGCAAGCAGCGCTTTTGTCAGCGTCAATTCGGCGCGTATCACGCCTGAACGCTTCGAGCAGGAACTGTTCGGCGAAGAAAGCGAAGGGGCACTCGTGCGTCCGGGCCTGCTGGAGATGGCCGACGGCGGGACACTCTATTTCGACGAAGTGGCCGACATGCCGCTATCGACGCAGGCCCGCATCCTGCGGGTGTTGACCGATCAGGCGTTTGTCCGTGTCGGCGGCACCCGCCAGATCCGCGTGGATGTGCGCGTGGTATCCTCCACATCGCGCGATCTCGAAAAGGAGATCGCCGAACGGCGCTTCCGCGAGGATCTTTTCTATCGCCTCAACGTGGTGCCAGTCACCATTCCCGCTCTGCGCGAGAGGCGCGATGACATTCCATCGCTGATCGATCATTTCTTCGCACGCTACGCGAACGAACAGGGGATTGCCCCGCCGCAGGTCAGCGCCGAGGCAATGACCGCGCTGCAGGCTTATGAATGGCCAGGCAATGTCCGCCAGCTTCGCAACGTGGTCGAACGGACCGTCATCATGGCACCGCGCGAAAAGCTGGCCCGGATCGAGGTAGACATGCTGCCGCCCGAGATCTTCGCCAATCGCACCGGCGGCGAGGCCGGAATCTCGGTGATGATGAGCGCACCGCTGCGTGAGGCGCGGGAAACCTTCGAGCGAGAATATCTGCGGCTTCAGATTCGCCGTTTCTCGGGCAATATCTCGAAGACGGCATCGTTCATCGGCATGGAGCGTTCGGCCCTGCATCGCAAACTCAAGCTGCTCGGCATGGCCGAGCGGCGCGAGGGCGAGCCTGACGACGAGGAAATCTGA
- a CDS encoding nitrogen regulation protein NR(II): MNAPSVNARPDIGRLMASLPVAVVVLEPGLRIASLNPAAEQFFGQSARRLVGNRLRDVMTVPDARLLERLDDYETPVSAREVTVSIRGRGVLRIDVNVAPVADTPGWQVLTIHDNSATDALGDDSGSADNAVLRGPEIMAHEIKNPLAGIRGAAQLLGRHASERDLPLTELITSEVDRIANLIERMQKLSRRTTPPVEPCNLHEAARRAIDVLSAAHEGSVVKVRIKEEFDPSLPAVLGSPDALVQVIINLVANAREACQGEAAPRVAIRTRFASGLQLHTTDSGEPVRLPVELRVTDNGPGVDAAMREHIFEPFVTTKKAGQGLGLPLVRKLVRDMNGRITHERDDEAGLTHFRVHLPLARETRGRASRRKVAP; encoded by the coding sequence ATGAACGCCCCTTCGGTCAATGCTCGGCCGGACATCGGGCGGTTGATGGCGAGCCTGCCGGTGGCCGTTGTGGTGCTGGAGCCGGGGCTCAGGATCGCTTCGCTCAATCCGGCGGCGGAACAGTTCTTCGGGCAATCTGCCCGCCGGCTTGTCGGCAATCGCCTGCGCGACGTCATGACGGTGCCCGACGCGCGCCTGCTGGAGCGTCTGGACGATTACGAAACTCCGGTTTCCGCGCGTGAGGTGACGGTCTCAATCCGCGGGCGCGGGGTTCTGCGCATCGATGTCAACGTCGCGCCGGTGGCCGACACGCCGGGCTGGCAGGTCCTGACGATCCACGACAACAGCGCCACCGATGCGCTGGGAGACGATTCCGGCAGCGCCGACAATGCCGTGCTGCGCGGCCCGGAGATCATGGCGCACGAGATCAAGAACCCATTGGCGGGCATTCGCGGGGCAGCGCAATTGCTGGGGCGCCATGCCAGCGAGCGCGATCTTCCGCTGACCGAACTCATCACTTCCGAAGTGGACCGGATCGCCAACCTGATCGAACGCATGCAGAAGCTGTCCCGGCGCACGACGCCGCCGGTCGAGCCGTGCAATCTCCACGAGGCCGCTCGCCGCGCCATCGACGTTCTTTCGGCGGCGCATGAAGGTTCGGTGGTAAAGGTCAGAATTAAGGAAGAATTTGATCCTTCCTTACCAGCCGTACTCGGTAGTCCCGATGCCCTGGTGCAGGTGATCATCAACCTTGTCGCCAATGCCCGTGAAGCCTGTCAGGGGGAAGCCGCGCCGCGCGTGGCCATTCGCACGCGCTTTGCCAGCGGCCTCCAACTTCACACCACCGATTCGGGCGAGCCGGTGCGGCTCCCCGTCGAACTGCGCGTCACCGACAACGGTCCCGGCGTCGATGCGGCAATGCGCGAACATATTTTCGAGCCCTTCGTCACCACCAAGAAGGCGGGGCAGGGGCTCGGCCTGCCGCTGGTGCGCAAGCTCGTTCGCGACATGAACGGGCGCATCACCCACGAACGCGACGATGAAGCAGGCCTGACGCACTTTCGCGTTCACCTGCCGCTTGCGCGTGAAACCCGCGGCAGGGCGAGCAGGAGAAAGGTCGCGCCATGA
- the hflX gene encoding GTPase HflX, which yields MNDELKGEVTRGARALVVYPQMRGRGDLDTEARLEEAKGLALAIGLVVAEAMAIPIREPRAGTLFGEGQIQNIGVACELNEAELIIVDGSLSAIQQRNLEEKLKRKVIDRTGLILEIFGERAATAEGRLQVELAHLDYQAGRLVRSWTHLERQRGGFGFLGGPGETQIEADRRMIRDRMGKIRRELEQVRRTRGLHRDRREKAPWPIVALVGYTNAGKSTLFNYLTGAQVMAQDLLFATLDPTMRAIRLPGVEKAILSDTVGFISDLPTQLVAAFRATLEEVTAADLILHVRDIANPDTEAQKRQVLDVLADLGVLGSGENEDGEGEAEPAIPMVEVWNKWDLLGPEQAEELREVIDHRVGETIVPISALTGMGCDALLETVGLSLTEDAKLYSFVIPAADGQRLAFLHARGDVVSEEDAGENEQGPLLRVQVRLADRELGRFSAL from the coding sequence TTGAACGACGAACTCAAGGGCGAGGTCACGCGCGGCGCGCGTGCCCTTGTCGTCTATCCGCAAATGCGGGGTCGTGGAGACCTCGATACCGAAGCCCGTCTTGAAGAAGCGAAAGGGCTCGCCCTCGCGATCGGCCTTGTCGTGGCCGAAGCCATGGCAATTCCCATCCGCGAGCCGCGCGCCGGCACGCTCTTCGGCGAAGGCCAGATCCAGAACATCGGCGTCGCCTGCGAGCTGAACGAGGCAGAACTGATCATCGTCGACGGCTCCCTGTCGGCGATCCAGCAGCGCAATCTCGAGGAAAAGCTCAAGCGCAAGGTCATCGACCGTACCGGACTGATCCTGGAGATCTTCGGCGAACGCGCCGCGACCGCGGAAGGCCGCCTCCAGGTCGAACTCGCGCACCTCGATTACCAGGCTGGTCGCCTCGTGCGCAGCTGGACGCACCTTGAGCGTCAGCGCGGCGGTTTCGGCTTCCTTGGCGGCCCCGGCGAAACGCAGATCGAGGCGGACCGCCGCATGATCCGCGATCGCATGGGCAAGATCCGCCGGGAACTGGAGCAAGTCCGCCGGACACGCGGCTTGCACCGCGACCGGCGTGAAAAGGCGCCCTGGCCGATCGTCGCGCTTGTTGGTTATACGAACGCAGGGAAATCGACCCTTTTCAATTATTTGACAGGCGCTCAGGTGATGGCGCAGGATCTCCTGTTCGCCACGCTGGATCCGACGATGCGGGCAATTCGATTGCCCGGCGTCGAAAAGGCGATCCTCTCGGATACCGTCGGCTTCATTTCCGACCTTCCTACCCAGCTCGTCGCGGCCTTCCGTGCGACCCTGGAGGAAGTGACGGCCGCCGATCTTATCCTGCACGTCCGTGACATCGCCAACCCCGACACTGAAGCACAGAAGCGGCAAGTGCTGGACGTACTGGCCGACCTCGGAGTGCTTGGCAGCGGCGAGAACGAGGACGGAGAAGGGGAGGCCGAGCCCGCGATCCCGATGGTCGAGGTGTGGAACAAGTGGGATCTTCTCGGGCCTGAACAGGCCGAAGAACTGCGTGAGGTAATCGATCACCGCGTTGGCGAGACGATCGTGCCGATTTCCGCGCTCACCGGCATGGGATGCGACGCGCTGCTGGAAACGGTGGGCTTGTCTCTCACCGAGGATGCAAAGCTCTACAGCTTTGTCATTCCTGCGGCGGACGGCCAGCGGCTGGCATTCCTGCATGCGCGGGGTGACGTCGTGTCCGAAGAAGATGCCGGCGAGAACGAGCAGGGGCCTCTGCTGCGGGTGCAGGTACGCCTTGCCGACCGCGAGCTAGGCCGTTTCAGCGCGCTCTGA
- a CDS encoding MBL fold metallo-hydrolase, translating into MKVVMLGSGTSTGVPRLGGEFGADWGLCDPSEPKNRRTRVSILLESDAGSRILVDTSTDLRAQLLANDIHRIDAVFWTHDHADHCHGIDDMRPLRYGRAGPIPGFANSETVRRLRQRFGYVFAGQFGYPTLISLDNLDTMRLCEGFRVDHVQMPHGPAESTAFRFDCDGKSVCYATDFSEITGGMVDLCYGADLLVVDCLRREPHPTHAHLGMALELASVCRVGKAVLTHLDKSMDYATLSAEVPDNVSVGYDGMVIEP; encoded by the coding sequence GTGAAGGTGGTGATGCTTGGTAGCGGAACCTCGACGGGGGTCCCGCGCCTCGGCGGCGAATTCGGAGCCGATTGGGGGCTTTGCGACCCCAGCGAGCCTAAGAATCGCCGAACCCGCGTATCGATCCTGCTGGAAAGCGATGCCGGAAGCCGCATTCTCGTCGACACGTCGACCGACTTGCGCGCGCAGCTTCTGGCCAACGACATCCACCGCATCGATGCGGTTTTCTGGACCCATGACCATGCGGACCATTGCCATGGCATCGATGACATGCGTCCGCTGCGCTATGGGCGCGCAGGCCCCATACCCGGCTTTGCCAATTCCGAAACGGTCCGGCGCCTCCGGCAGCGCTTCGGCTATGTCTTTGCAGGTCAGTTCGGCTATCCAACCCTGATAAGCCTCGACAATCTTGATACCATGCGGCTGTGCGAAGGTTTCCGTGTCGATCACGTGCAAATGCCGCACGGACCGGCGGAATCCACCGCGTTCAGATTTGATTGCGACGGAAAATCAGTGTGTTACGCGACAGATTTCAGCGAAATTACCGGGGGAATGGTTGACCTCTGTTACGGCGCGGACCTGCTCGTGGTCGACTGCCTTCGCCGCGAACCGCATCCCACGCACGCACATCTCGGCATGGCGCTGGAACTGGCGTCGGTCTGCCGGGTGGGCAAGGCGGTTCTGACCCATCTCGACAAGTCGATGGACTACGCAACACTTTCCGCCGAAGTGCCGGACAATGTGTCGGTAGGTTATGATGGAATGGTGATCGAACCGTGA
- a CDS encoding sigma-54 dependent transcriptional regulator, with protein sequence MSVLLVEDDVSIAIVITAALEAEGFAVTHCQTIAERDRLLGERGFDALVTDVMLPDGDGIETIDRARALHPLMPIIILSAQNTLDTAVRASDTGAFEYFPKPFDIDELARTVRQAAGAGKELLPDGDEPLGDGLPLVGRSVAMQSVFRMITRVLRNDLTVLILGESGTGKELVAEAVHNLGHRRAGPFIAVNTAAIPADLIESELFGHEKGAFTGAVARHVGKFEQASGGTLFLDEIGDMPMQAQTRLLRALQSGTVRRVGGREEVRLDVRIIAATNKDLEPEIAAGRFREDLYYRLNVVPIHMPPLRERRDDIEVLARHFLQLAAGEGLPRRQLSVEAGQLLARQPWRGNVRELKNVIYRLALLAREDMIDAESVQALLSPDTAPAAAGDDLSGGGEGAVIGQGGIADAVSRWLAAERPASGTIYEAAVAAFERPLFSEVLRETGGNQLRAAQALGINRNTLRKRLSELALDPEEFTRRS encoded by the coding sequence ATGAGTGTTTTGCTGGTCGAGGACGACGTCTCGATCGCCATCGTCATCACCGCCGCGCTGGAGGCCGAGGGTTTTGCGGTGACGCATTGCCAGACAATCGCCGAGCGTGACCGTCTATTGGGTGAGCGTGGTTTTGACGCCCTGGTCACCGACGTCATGCTGCCGGATGGCGACGGGATCGAGACGATCGATCGTGCGCGGGCGCTGCACCCCTTGATGCCGATCATCATTCTTTCGGCGCAGAACACGCTCGATACCGCAGTGCGGGCGAGCGATACCGGCGCCTTCGAGTATTTCCCGAAGCCCTTCGACATCGACGAACTCGCGCGCACCGTGCGCCAGGCGGCCGGGGCGGGCAAGGAGCTGCTGCCGGACGGGGATGAACCGCTGGGCGACGGCCTGCCGCTGGTGGGTCGCAGTGTCGCCATGCAATCGGTTTTCCGTATGATAACGCGGGTCCTGCGCAATGACCTGACCGTGCTGATCCTGGGAGAATCGGGAACCGGCAAGGAACTGGTGGCCGAAGCCGTGCACAATCTCGGTCATCGCCGGGCCGGACCGTTCATCGCGGTCAACACCGCGGCGATCCCGGCCGACCTGATCGAGAGCGAGTTGTTCGGCCACGAGAAAGGGGCCTTCACCGGCGCTGTCGCGCGCCATGTCGGCAAGTTCGAGCAGGCTTCCGGGGGCACGCTGTTCCTGGACGAGATCGGTGACATGCCGATGCAGGCGCAGACCCGCCTCCTCCGCGCCCTCCAGTCCGGCACTGTCAGGCGTGTTGGCGGACGCGAGGAGGTTCGCCTCGACGTGCGCATCATCGCAGCGACCAACAAGGACCTCGAACCGGAGATCGCTGCGGGGCGCTTCCGTGAGGATCTCTATTACCGCCTCAACGTCGTGCCGATCCATATGCCGCCCCTGCGCGAACGGCGCGACGACATCGAGGTTCTTGCCCGCCATTTCCTGCAACTGGCCGCAGGTGAAGGGCTTCCGCGCCGCCAGTTGAGCGTTGAGGCGGGGCAATTGCTGGCCCGGCAGCCGTGGCGCGGCAATGTGCGCGAACTCAAGAACGTGATCTATCGCCTCGCCTTGCTTGCGCGGGAGGATATGATCGATGCCGAAAGCGTACAGGCCCTATTGAGCCCGGATACCGCCCCCGCTGCGGCCGGGGACGACCTTTCGGGCGGCGGAGAGGGGGCAGTGATCGGGCAGGGGGGCATTGCCGATGCGGTCAGTCGCTGGCTTGCAGCCGAACGGCCTGCCAGCGGCACGATCTACGAAGCGGCGGTGGCTGCCTTCGAGCGGCCCTTGTTCAGCGAAGTGCTGCGCGAGACCGGTGGGAACCAGCTGCGGGCCGCCCAGGCATTGGGTATCAATCGCAACACCTTGCGCAAGCGATTGAGCGAACTTGCGCTCGATCCCGAGGAATTCACCCGTCGTTCATGA
- the hfq gene encoding RNA chaperone Hfq — translation MAGRTLTARPRPTPPPAEENPASPPVAAGTSASKGQNLQDQFLNLLRKNKTPVTMFLVKGVKLQGIVTWFDNFSILLRRDGQSQLVYKHAISTIMPSTPIDARQFSNGAESTKKTRVLQDVFLSSIRNAGVQVTMFLINGVMLQGRVAAYDLFCMLLEREGYVQLAYKHAVSTIQPVTPVDLQAHEEIDED, via the coding sequence ATGGCTGGCCGTACGCTGACCGCGCGTCCTCGTCCCACCCCCCCGCCTGCGGAAGAAAACCCCGCGTCACCTCCGGTTGCCGCCGGCACTTCGGCGAGCAAGGGGCAGAACCTCCAGGACCAGTTCCTGAACCTCCTCCGCAAGAACAAGACACCGGTCACGATGTTCCTCGTGAAGGGCGTCAAGCTCCAGGGCATCGTGACCTGGTTCGACAATTTCTCGATCCTCCTGCGTCGTGACGGTCAGTCGCAGCTTGTCTACAAGCATGCGATCTCGACGATCATGCCCTCGACGCCGATCGATGCGCGTCAGTTTTCCAACGGCGCTGAAAGCACCAAGAAGACCCGTGTTCTTCAGGATGTCTTCCTGTCCAGCATCCGTAACGCCGGTGTGCAGGTCACGATGTTCCTGATCAATGGCGTCATGCTTCAGGGCCGTGTTGCCGCTTACGACCTGTTCTGCATGCTGCTGGAACGCGAAGGCTACGTTCAGCTGGCTTACAAGCATGCGGTTTCGACGATTCAGCCCGTGACTCCGGTCGACCTTCAGGCGCATGAAGAAATCGACGAAGACTGA
- the mazG gene encoding nucleoside triphosphate pyrophosphohydrolase yields MTPHHHQIDRLLGIMARLRDPVSGCEWDREQDFVTIAPYTIEEAYEVADAIAREDMVDLRGELGDLLLQVVFHARMAEELGHFAFDDVAAAISDKLESRHPHIFGEETSGDPQTERWEKLKAKERASKGETSAVDGVAISLPALMRAEKLQKRAARVGFDWPDPSGAAEKVTEEMAELAEAGEADRLEEAGDLLFAAVNLVRLNGIAPEDALRAANAKFERRFRSMEAFAARDGLDFAALSLDEQEAYWQAVKRSERAETA; encoded by the coding sequence ATGACCCCGCACCACCACCAGATCGATCGTCTTCTGGGCATTATGGCGCGACTGCGCGATCCGGTTTCAGGCTGTGAATGGGACCGCGAGCAGGATTTCGTGACGATCGCTCCCTACACGATCGAAGAAGCCTATGAGGTCGCCGACGCTATTGCTCGCGAAGACATGGTCGATCTGCGCGGAGAACTCGGCGACCTGTTGCTTCAGGTCGTTTTTCATGCTCGCATGGCCGAAGAACTGGGCCACTTTGCCTTTGACGATGTCGCTGCCGCAATCTCGGACAAGCTGGAATCACGCCATCCTCACATCTTTGGTGAAGAGACCTCGGGCGATCCACAGACCGAGCGTTGGGAAAAGCTGAAAGCCAAGGAACGCGCGAGCAAGGGCGAAACGAGCGCGGTCGACGGTGTGGCGATCTCCCTGCCGGCGTTGATGCGGGCCGAGAAGCTCCAGAAGCGAGCCGCCCGCGTCGGTTTCGATTGGCCCGATCCCAGCGGTGCTGCGGAAAAGGTTACCGAAGAGATGGCCGAACTCGCAGAGGCTGGCGAGGCAGACCGCCTGGAGGAAGCCGGCGACCTGCTTTTTGCTGCCGTCAACCTGGTCCGCCTCAATGGTATCGCGCCCGAAGACGCCCTGCGCGCCGCCAATGCCAAGTTCGAGCGCCGCTTCCGGTCCATGGAGGCCTTTGCCGCCCGGGATGGACTGGATTTCGCGGCGCTCTCGCTCGATGAACAGGAGGCCTACTGGCAGGCAGTCAAGCGGTCAGAGCGCGCTGAAACGGCCTAG
- a CDS encoding ATP-binding protein, whose amino-acid sequence MNEQWVRKRAWPRWWRRVQIGARRANFFAVMEVASILAFLAMTAATWMALNTGADKRTLLPSNLTATLLVGTLVPAMAILVLFGRRMALRRAAEHIGGTGQMHVRMVFIFSLIAAVPTLLVVVFASWLFQSGVEFWFSDSSRGLLENANKLARGYYEQTQRDVGYESVAMAQDTRDWLGEYPVGSREFQAFFGDQVYRRNLSVAALVQVTPDGEQRTPIIVDPDRKSDSKRIAPDVQQRLQKEPYVVTSDANRIVAVVPIERDAGIYLYAARSNDLLALSQGQRAENAENIVQAYEVLTSRARVFQLRFNIALFIASLALVGLAVWFALRFADRQVKPLYELVDAARTVGSGNFALRLEGRVGTDEIGLLNRAFNRMTAQIEKQTQALLGANRQLHERRIFIEAVLESVTSGIISLDKEGYILLMNSTALKLLTTLEQVPEGTPLADVAAQFAALVEQGSSGGLVQYHRHGDLLTFAVKVTRDATGYVITFEDITRQLLDQRTAAWSDVAQRIAHEIKNPLTPIQLATERLSRRYRKQIVDNPELFEDLTRTIIRQVGDLRKMVDEFSSFARLPKPVFRPEDPVALTRQALFLQEVARPDIAFSFASDGAIGSIDCDRHQFGQAMTNVLKNAVEAVEAKAKDAGDDYHGAIAVSVDALSDAILVRIADNGIGLSQDRERIIEPYVTTREKGTGLGLAIVNKIIEEHGGEMQFLPTLGGGTTVTMRFAVDPTAQARKAEAAE is encoded by the coding sequence ATGAACGAACAATGGGTCCGCAAGCGCGCTTGGCCGCGTTGGTGGCGGCGTGTCCAGATCGGGGCGCGCCGGGCGAATTTCTTTGCGGTCATGGAAGTCGCCTCCATTCTCGCCTTCCTGGCGATGACGGCGGCAACCTGGATGGCGCTCAATACCGGGGCGGACAAGCGAACGCTGCTCCCCTCGAACCTGACGGCCACGCTGCTTGTCGGGACGCTGGTGCCGGCCATGGCGATCCTCGTGCTGTTCGGGCGCCGGATGGCCCTGCGCCGCGCGGCCGAACATATCGGCGGCACCGGGCAGATGCATGTGCGCATGGTGTTCATCTTCTCGTTGATCGCCGCGGTGCCGACCCTGCTTGTGGTGGTCTTTGCGTCCTGGCTGTTCCAGTCTGGCGTGGAGTTCTGGTTCTCTGATTCCTCGCGCGGCCTGCTGGAAAACGCCAACAAGCTGGCGCGTGGCTATTACGAGCAGACCCAGCGCGACGTCGGTTACGAATCTGTGGCCATGGCGCAGGACACCCGGGACTGGCTGGGTGAATATCCGGTGGGTAGCCGCGAATTCCAGGCGTTTTTCGGCGACCAGGTCTATCGCCGCAACCTTTCGGTCGCCGCCCTGGTCCAGGTGACGCCCGACGGTGAGCAGCGCACGCCGATCATCGTCGATCCGGACCGGAAATCGGATTCCAAGCGGATCGCACCGGATGTTCAGCAAAGGCTTCAAAAGGAGCCTTACGTCGTCACTTCGGACGCCAACCGGATCGTGGCGGTCGTCCCGATCGAGCGGGATGCCGGCATTTATCTCTACGCGGCGCGCAGCAACGACTTGCTTGCCCTGAGCCAGGGACAACGCGCCGAAAACGCCGAGAATATCGTCCAGGCCTACGAAGTGCTGACAAGCCGCGCACGGGTTTTCCAGCTGCGCTTCAACATCGCGCTGTTCATCGCTTCGCTCGCACTCGTGGGGCTGGCTGTCTGGTTCGCGCTGCGATTTGCGGACAGGCAGGTCAAGCCGCTCTACGAACTTGTCGACGCGGCACGTACGGTCGGCAGCGGCAATTTCGCACTCCGTCTGGAGGGAAGGGTGGGCACCGACGAGATCGGGCTGCTCAACCGTGCCTTCAACCGGATGACCGCGCAGATCGAGAAGCAGACCCAGGCTTTACTGGGGGCCAACCGGCAACTGCACGAACGCCGTATCTTCATCGAGGCGGTGCTGGAATCGGTCACCTCGGGTATCATCTCGCTCGACAAGGAGGGCTACATCCTCCTGATGAACAGCACCGCGCTCAAGCTGCTCACCACGCTGGAGCAGGTGCCGGAAGGCACTCCGCTGGCCGATGTGGCCGCGCAGTTCGCCGCTCTGGTCGAGCAGGGAAGCAGCGGCGGGCTTGTTCAGTATCATCGGCACGGCGACCTGCTCACGTTCGCGGTCAAGGTCACGCGCGATGCGACCGGCTATGTCATCACCTTCGAGGACATCACCCGCCAGTTGCTCGACCAGCGCACCGCGGCCTGGTCTGATGTCGCGCAGCGCATCGCCCACGAGATCAAGAACCCACTGACTCCGATCCAGCTCGCAACCGAACGCCTCAGCCGGCGCTATCGCAAGCAGATCGTCGACAATCCGGAACTGTTCGAGGATCTAACCCGCACGATCATCCGCCAGGTCGGAGACCTGCGCAAGATGGTCGACGAGTTCTCGTCCTTCGCCCGTCTGCCCAAGCCGGTCTTCCGGCCTGAGGACCCGGTCGCACTGACCCGGCAGGCCTTGTTCCTGCAGGAAGTCGCCCGTCCGGACATCGCCTTCAGCTTTGCCAGCGACGGGGCCATCGGTTCGATCGACTGCGACCGTCACCAGTTCGGCCAGGCCATGACCAACGTGCTGAAGAACGCGGTCGAGGCGGTCGAGGCCAAGGCCAAGGATGCCGGTGACGACTATCACGGTGCCATCGCGGTCTCTGTCGACGCGCTGAGCGACGCCATCCTCGTGCGGATCGCCGACAACGGCATCGGCCTGTCGCAGGACCGCGAACGCATCATCGAGCCTTACGTGACCACGCGCGAGAAGGGGACCGGCCTCGGTCTCGCCATCGTCAACAAGATCATCGAAGAGCATGGCGGCGAAATGCAGTTCCTGCCGACGCTCGGCGGCGGGACCACGGTGACCATGCGGTTCGCCGTCGATCCCACCGCGCAGGCCCGCAAGGCGGAGGCCGCTGAATGA